The proteins below are encoded in one region of Sphingobacterium sp. R2:
- a CDS encoding PepSY-associated TM helix domain-containing protein — protein MNLRRYNIYFNTHTISGIIICAILYVIFFAGSFSFFKNEINAWQKNESDKGESYQNMVFDHLLDSIAQIKELKGRDITFYMQHNGHASYVNIGASQDTLVANKAKAVAAQKELAEKKRLATENKGAAVKDAKAKDEKKKRRGRGRRGNEDSMYFSYDLATKKSSDYSDDYTMGEFLYRLHFLAPLNQIGINIGRPFGYTLAGLVSFIFLFALISGLMLHWDKIKSNFFVFRPGNKWKTVWTDMHTALGVIGFPYQFMYALTGIVLIVNSVLIIPFSKYLYDGKEDQVYEALGYSDNTQYTYLYEPLKTSFNMGNFLDKLESKWPNSHMNRIFIKNYGDKSMHVVALYDADIDKNFAGSGKIIYRVADDKILFEKSAAENGSYLDYMKGFIYRLHLADFGGYPVKIIYFVLGIMGCFVIISGILIWLVARDKNNIPKRKRVFNFWAANVFMASCLTMFPITAMCFIAVKLATKVDQSFIFHVYFYSWLALAVFYVIRRNIAKTNLETLLLGSILSIAIPMVNGVKTGNWIWETYRAGANDILLVDLLWLSLGIIGLLIFKKMLQNQKKENTNGKKTTGSPSNGRTDLSDDSIVGHTTGPASVMPLKSAFALKNKPATKS, from the coding sequence ATGAATTTAAGACGCTATAATATCTACTTCAATACGCATACAATCTCTGGCATAATCATTTGTGCCATTTTGTATGTCATTTTTTTTGCGGGATCTTTTTCTTTTTTTAAAAATGAAATCAATGCCTGGCAAAAAAACGAGTCCGACAAAGGTGAAAGCTACCAAAATATGGTTTTTGATCATCTCCTGGATTCTATTGCACAGATTAAAGAACTGAAAGGAAGGGATATCACCTTTTACATGCAGCACAACGGTCATGCGAGTTATGTCAATATCGGCGCATCACAGGATACCTTGGTGGCCAATAAAGCAAAAGCTGTAGCGGCGCAAAAAGAATTGGCCGAAAAGAAACGACTGGCGACCGAAAATAAAGGTGCAGCGGTAAAAGATGCAAAGGCCAAAGATGAAAAAAAGAAAAGACGTGGCCGCGGGAGACGTGGAAACGAAGATTCGATGTATTTTTCCTATGACCTGGCCACTAAAAAATCGTCAGATTATAGCGATGACTATACCATGGGTGAATTTTTATATCGCCTTCACTTCTTAGCGCCGCTCAACCAAATTGGGATCAATATTGGCAGACCCTTTGGCTACACCCTTGCTGGGTTGGTATCGTTTATCTTCCTCTTTGCGCTGATCTCTGGTCTAATGCTCCATTGGGATAAAATCAAATCCAACTTCTTTGTCTTCCGACCCGGAAACAAATGGAAAACGGTATGGACCGATATGCATACGGCCCTTGGTGTGATCGGCTTCCCTTACCAGTTTATGTATGCCCTGACGGGAATCGTACTGATCGTAAACTCGGTATTGATTATTCCGTTTAGCAAATATCTTTATGATGGAAAGGAGGATCAAGTATATGAAGCCCTTGGCTATAGCGACAATACACAATATACGTATTTGTATGAGCCGCTCAAGACAAGCTTCAACATGGGTAACTTCTTGGACAAGCTGGAAAGCAAATGGCCAAATAGCCATATGAACCGCATCTTTATCAAAAATTATGGAGACAAAAGCATGCATGTGGTAGCGCTATATGATGCCGATATCGATAAAAACTTTGCCGGTTCAGGGAAAATTATCTATCGGGTGGCCGATGATAAAATCCTCTTTGAAAAATCGGCGGCGGAAAATGGTTCTTATCTAGATTATATGAAGGGATTTATTTACCGACTACATCTGGCAGATTTTGGTGGCTACCCCGTCAAGATTATCTATTTTGTATTGGGTATCATGGGCTGTTTTGTGATCATATCGGGTATTCTGATCTGGCTGGTCGCAAGGGATAAAAATAATATTCCCAAACGCAAACGCGTCTTTAATTTCTGGGCGGCCAATGTATTTATGGCGAGCTGCCTGACGATGTTTCCAATTACAGCAATGTGCTTTATTGCAGTCAAGCTGGCGACGAAAGTAGATCAGTCGTTTATATTCCATGTGTACTTCTATAGCTGGCTGGCTCTGGCTGTTTTTTATGTGATCCGGCGCAACATCGCAAAAACAAACTTAGAAACACTGCTGCTCGGCTCAATATTGTCTATTGCAATCCCAATGGTGAATGGCGTAAAAACGGGGAACTGGATCTGGGAAACTTATCGCGCAGGAGCAAACGATATTTTACTGGTGGATCTGCTCTGGTTGTCTTTGGGCATCATCGGCCTACTCATCTTTAAAAAGATGCTGCAAAACCAAAAAAAGGAAAATACGAATGGTAAAAAAACTACGGGATCACCTTCCAACGGCCGCACGGACTTATCCGATGACAGCATTGTTGGCCATACGACCGGTCCAGCCAGTGTCATGCCGCTTAAGAGCGCATTTGCCTTAAAAAACAAACCTGCTACAAAATCCTAA
- a CDS encoding tetratricopeptide repeat protein — MRMTKYWFYILTTLTIFMNIPRRAVAQNAEKDYTGAIKKYDASFKGIGPEVYFLPPPKTANEILTENYAEKKSFSKEIARQLLLQRLLLQLRSTNNLGHFNYLMNPMPATANAWNDAIEGQKKVENWTAGYALANEAALFSIKNNDSSNASAFLYQALSLANRTDNRDDIATINLNISNFQLYSGDFERAEESAQNYHTYVMKSKSYVEQANAWLLIAMARAGQGKYKTAENNIIRSAIPLFNKAKAYEGKIFAWEMLAEIYFNQHKYTEAQWFLLQARDLANAKKLRSELAEIEYLLASSKQKDGNFKVAIKEFVQAAELAADENNKQLSLAILDKLGEVYLVLKDYPSADQTYKAYIQLKNELYK; from the coding sequence ATGAGAATGACAAAATACTGGTTTTATATCTTGACCACCCTGACCATATTCATGAATATACCGCGTCGGGCCGTGGCACAAAATGCAGAAAAAGATTATACGGGCGCGATTAAAAAATACGATGCTTCGTTTAAGGGTATCGGACCAGAAGTGTATTTCTTACCTCCACCTAAAACAGCCAATGAAATACTTACAGAAAACTATGCCGAAAAGAAATCTTTTAGCAAAGAAATTGCGAGGCAACTCTTACTTCAGCGCTTGCTACTGCAGCTGCGAAGCACCAATAACCTTGGACATTTCAACTACTTAATGAATCCGATGCCAGCAACTGCCAACGCCTGGAACGATGCAATTGAAGGGCAAAAGAAAGTGGAAAATTGGACGGCAGGCTATGCTCTAGCAAATGAAGCCGCTTTATTTTCCATTAAAAATAACGACAGCAGCAATGCATCGGCATTTTTATATCAGGCACTCTCTTTGGCTAACCGCACCGACAACAGGGATGATATTGCAACCATTAATTTAAATATCAGCAATTTTCAGTTGTATAGTGGGGATTTTGAGCGAGCCGAAGAAAGCGCACAAAACTATCATACGTACGTGATGAAGAGCAAAAGTTATGTGGAACAGGCAAACGCCTGGCTTTTAATTGCTATGGCGCGAGCGGGACAGGGAAAATATAAAACGGCCGAAAATAACATCATTCGCAGTGCGATACCGCTATTCAATAAAGCCAAAGCTTATGAGGGAAAGATTTTTGCCTGGGAAATGCTTGCGGAAATCTATTTTAATCAGCATAAATATACCGAAGCCCAATGGTTTCTGCTGCAGGCCCGCGATCTGGCGAATGCAAAAAAACTACGTAGCGAACTCGCAGAAATTGAATATTTGCTAGCCTCCTCCAAACAAAAGGATGGTAACTTTAAGGTGGCAATAAAAGAGTTTGTGCAGGCCGCAGAGTTGGCCGCAGACGAAAATAATAAGCAACTTTCATTGGCAATACTGGACAAACTCGGCGAAGTATACCTTGTGTTAAAGGACTATCCATCGGCGGACCAGACGTACAAGGCCTATATACAGTTAAAAAATGAACTGTATAAATAA
- a CDS encoding DoxX family protein, with the protein MAIWNSLSKYRDTGLLVLRIGLGVMMIMHGLPKLQGGPDLWAGVGKSMGTIGIHFMPTFWGFMAAVTETVGGLFLLLGLFFRPAALLLAFTMVIAGLMHLSKGDGISGASHAIELFFVFLGLILIGPGKHSVDKK; encoded by the coding sequence ATGGCAATTTGGAATTCATTGAGTAAGTATAGGGATACAGGTCTTTTGGTTTTGCGCATTGGATTGGGCGTGATGATGATTATGCACGGTCTGCCCAAGTTACAAGGCGGCCCCGATCTTTGGGCCGGCGTAGGTAAATCAATGGGCACGATTGGTATTCATTTTATGCCTACATTTTGGGGATTTATGGCGGCAGTGACCGAAACTGTTGGAGGGCTATTTTTGTTGTTGGGTCTTTTTTTTAGACCAGCAGCACTATTGCTTGCTTTTACAATGGTTATCGCTGGATTAATGCATCTTTCCAAAGGAGACGGTATCTCTGGTGCATCTCATGCAATTGAGCTCTTTTTTGTATTTTTAGGACTTATACTTATCGGTCCCGGTAAGCACTCCGTTGATAAAAAATAA
- a CDS encoding replication-associated recombination protein A — MATRIPLAERLRPRQLSAYVGQQHIVGPDAVLYHAIQQKNIPSMILWGPPGVGKTSLALLIAKELDRPFFSLSAIQAGVKDIREVIEKAERLMNFNQDQPILFIDEIHRFSKSQQDSLLGAVERGLVTLIGATTENPSFEVISALLSRCQVYVLEHLSEQDLIGLIEKALHEDEYLQKQAIVVEEYEALLRLSGGDARKLLNVLELVVNAAILHREPITNAFVLKQVQQNMAIYDKAGEQHYDIISAFIKSIRGSDPNAAVYWLARMIEGGEDPSFIARRLLILASEDIGNANPNALLLANNCFQAVNVIGWPESRIILSQTVIYLATSVKSNASYEAINKAQALVKQTGDLSVPLAIRNAPTKLMKNLNYGAEYKYSHAYPGNFVVQEFLPKEISGVKLYEPGKNPQEEKLRQSLRDKWKEKYNY; from the coding sequence ATGGCGACACGAATTCCATTAGCAGAACGACTTAGACCACGGCAATTGAGCGCTTATGTGGGGCAGCAGCATATTGTCGGCCCCGACGCAGTGCTTTATCATGCCATTCAGCAAAAAAATATTCCTTCCATGATTCTTTGGGGGCCACCGGGGGTGGGTAAAACGAGTTTGGCCTTACTGATCGCCAAAGAACTGGATCGACCTTTCTTTTCATTAAGTGCAATTCAGGCGGGGGTGAAGGATATCCGTGAAGTGATCGAAAAGGCCGAAAGGCTGATGAACTTCAACCAAGACCAGCCTATTTTATTTATCGATGAGATTCACCGTTTCTCCAAATCGCAGCAGGATTCCCTATTAGGAGCAGTTGAGCGCGGATTGGTGACACTTATTGGTGCCACCACTGAAAATCCATCGTTCGAGGTTATTTCGGCCTTGCTCTCGCGATGTCAAGTGTATGTATTGGAGCATCTTTCCGAGCAAGATCTCATTGGTCTGATCGAGAAAGCATTACATGAAGATGAATACCTGCAGAAACAGGCGATCGTTGTTGAGGAGTATGAGGCACTCTTGCGGCTGTCAGGTGGCGATGCACGTAAATTATTAAATGTGCTGGAGCTGGTGGTCAATGCGGCCATACTGCATCGAGAGCCGATCACAAATGCCTTTGTCCTGAAACAGGTACAGCAGAATATGGCGATTTATGACAAAGCAGGAGAGCAGCATTACGATATTATATCCGCCTTTATCAAATCCATCCGCGGTTCGGACCCAAACGCCGCGGTATATTGGCTAGCGCGGATGATTGAAGGTGGCGAAGATCCATCCTTTATTGCACGGCGGTTGTTGATTTTGGCTTCGGAGGATATTGGCAATGCCAACCCGAATGCCCTGTTATTGGCCAACAACTGTTTTCAGGCGGTTAACGTGATTGGATGGCCCGAATCGCGTATTATTCTTTCGCAGACGGTGATTTACCTGGCTACCTCGGTCAAAAGCAATGCTTCTTATGAGGCCATTAATAAGGCACAGGCCTTGGTGAAACAAACCGGTGACCTATCTGTACCCTTGGCTATCCGTAATGCCCCAACAAAGTTGATGAAAAACTTAAATTACGGTGCCGAATACAAGTATTCACATGCCTATCCAGGAAACTTTGTTGTCCAGGAATTTCTTCCGAAAGAAATCAGTGGCGTCAAATTATATGAACCTGGTAAAAACCCACAGGAGGAGAAATTACGGCAAAGTTTACGGGATAAGTGGAAGGAGAAATATAACTATTGA
- a CDS encoding universal stress protein — MKNLLLLTDFSDNAFAAARYAAQLAPLWGIEKVVLYHTYEVIPTVGTEPVVISNSEILEEKQKDLNTWQQELMLLFPEGIAWKSVLEEYELSYGVNRTCAEEDIDLVIVGTAGKSGLKKLLLGSNTLKLIENCHTPLLVVPARAELRVPKKILIASNLKEVKLKLNRLLINASEVLRKSEVYVVHVTKEDPANKAVNAEITIMKDLLAPYNPLYSYILHTDIALGINQYINENNIDMMVTFHRDKGLLSRIFNTSLAQKMAWKSQAAMMVIPVHSG; from the coding sequence ATGAAAAACCTACTCTTGTTAACAGACTTTTCGGACAATGCCTTTGCCGCTGCTCGATACGCCGCGCAATTGGCTCCGCTATGGGGCATTGAAAAGGTGGTCTTGTACCATACGTACGAAGTAATCCCGACGGTAGGTACCGAACCTGTTGTTATCAGCAATTCAGAAATTCTAGAGGAGAAACAAAAGGATCTCAATACCTGGCAACAGGAGCTGATGCTGCTTTTTCCGGAAGGGATAGCTTGGAAATCTGTGCTCGAAGAATATGAACTAAGCTACGGCGTAAACCGTACTTGTGCAGAGGAGGATATTGACCTCGTGATCGTTGGTACCGCAGGTAAAAGCGGCTTAAAGAAATTACTACTCGGAAGCAATACGCTCAAGCTGATCGAAAATTGTCACACACCTTTACTGGTGGTTCCCGCACGAGCTGAGCTTAGGGTACCGAAAAAGATATTGATAGCCTCAAATCTTAAGGAAGTAAAACTAAAATTAAACCGCCTTTTGATCAATGCATCTGAAGTATTGCGTAAAAGTGAGGTATATGTGGTACATGTCACCAAAGAGGATCCTGCAAATAAAGCTGTAAATGCTGAAATAACGATCATGAAAGATCTGCTAGCGCCCTACAATCCCCTGTATAGTTATATCCTTCATACAGACATTGCCCTGGGCATTAACCAATACATCAACGAAAATAATATCGATATGATGGTTACTTTCCACCGCGACAAGGGCTTGTTAAGCCGAATTTTCAATACCAGTTTAGCACAAAAGATGGCTTGGAAGAGTCAGGCTGCAATGATGGTCATTCCGGTACATTCGGGCTAA
- a CDS encoding LD-carboxypeptidase, protein MSKIPDFLKVGDKVAIVCPASFIRGSIDVGLKTLEGWGLEVVVGETVSTSYHQFAGQDSLRAADLQWALDDPSIKAVFAARGGYGCVRIVDEIDFSNFEKQPKWLVGFSDITVLHSHIQRNFKVATIHGQMPKSFETGTKASLETLKNALFGYNMDYSYEQSVYPNRAGEGRGKLVGGNLAILLSVLASDSDVNYKNKILFIEDVGEAYYSVDRMLWALKRAGKLKKLSGLIVGGFSAMKDNDPAFGQSVEEIVWDKVKEYDFPVAFAYPAGHIDDNHALVFGRKVALKTTANAVQLTYL, encoded by the coding sequence ATGTCCAAAATACCTGATTTTCTGAAAGTAGGCGATAAAGTAGCGATCGTCTGTCCTGCGAGTTTTATTCGTGGATCTATTGATGTAGGCCTCAAAACATTGGAGGGCTGGGGATTGGAGGTTGTGGTCGGAGAGACTGTCAGCACATCGTACCACCAGTTTGCCGGACAAGACAGCTTACGAGCAGCTGATTTGCAGTGGGCACTGGACGATCCATCGATTAAGGCAGTATTCGCCGCAAGGGGCGGCTACGGTTGTGTCCGGATTGTCGATGAAATCGATTTCTCCAACTTCGAAAAACAGCCCAAGTGGCTGGTCGGTTTTAGCGATATTACGGTATTGCATAGTCATATTCAACGGAACTTTAAAGTAGCCACAATACATGGACAGATGCCCAAGTCTTTTGAGACGGGAACAAAAGCCTCTTTGGAAACGCTAAAAAATGCCTTATTTGGTTATAATATGGATTATAGCTATGAGCAGAGCGTCTATCCCAATCGTGCAGGTGAAGGCCGAGGAAAATTGGTCGGCGGAAATTTAGCCATCTTACTCTCTGTGCTTGCATCTGATTCGGATGTCAATTACAAAAATAAGATTCTATTTATTGAAGATGTTGGTGAAGCTTACTATTCTGTCGATCGCATGCTGTGGGCATTGAAGCGTGCGGGAAAACTAAAAAAATTGAGCGGTCTTATTGTCGGCGGTTTCTCTGCCATGAAGGACAACGACCCTGCTTTTGGCCAAAGTGTGGAAGAAATTGTGTGGGATAAAGTTAAAGAATACGATTTTCCGGTAGCGTTTGCCTATCCGGCAGGTCATATCGATGACAATCATGCCCTCGTATTTGGCCGAAAAGTGGCATTGAAAACCACGGCTAATGCTGTTCAGCTAACTTACTTGTAG
- a CDS encoding universal stress protein, producing the protein MRHILLLTDFSENALLAAKQVALCTEAWKTQKVIVYHTYNSVTVVDNEPIVVVNEEVKAAKEKELADWFDEIRLLFPPQVALSYQMEDIDLPMGVQEICSAQAIDLVALGITGQTGFAKILVGSNAITLMDICPKPMLIVSHKVDPAVPKNVLATTDLKEVDRKLDLFNLDQVLETFQAKLYVLNVAKKEASAADLAQELKHLHERLDKYHPIYDYISHDDVAVGIEEYAKEKHIDLILSFHKKQGLLSSLFKSSISKKIAWNGSANLLVIPMDRS; encoded by the coding sequence ATGAGACATATCCTCCTGTTAACTGACTTTTCAGAAAATGCTCTTCTAGCAGCAAAGCAAGTTGCACTATGTACAGAAGCCTGGAAAACGCAAAAGGTAATTGTATATCATACATACAATAGTGTTACCGTCGTCGACAATGAACCTATTGTTGTTGTCAATGAAGAAGTAAAAGCGGCCAAAGAAAAGGAACTTGCAGACTGGTTCGACGAAATTAGACTACTGTTCCCACCGCAAGTAGCCTTATCCTATCAAATGGAAGACATTGATTTACCGATGGGCGTTCAAGAAATATGTAGTGCCCAAGCGATTGATCTTGTCGCATTGGGTATTACAGGTCAGACTGGCTTTGCTAAAATCCTGGTAGGAAGCAATGCCATTACCCTAATGGATATATGCCCTAAACCAATGCTCATCGTTTCGCATAAGGTAGATCCGGCCGTCCCCAAAAATGTACTGGCGACAACGGATCTGAAAGAGGTAGATCGCAAGCTGGATTTATTTAATTTAGATCAGGTTTTGGAAACCTTCCAAGCAAAATTATATGTCTTGAATGTTGCGAAAAAAGAGGCTTCTGCTGCAGACCTGGCGCAGGAATTAAAGCATCTTCATGAGCGCCTGGACAAATACCATCCGATTTATGACTACATTAGTCACGATGACGTTGCAGTGGGTATTGAAGAATATGCAAAAGAGAAACACATCGACCTCATCCTTTCATTCCATAAAAAGCAGGGACTATTATCTAGCCTATTCAAAAGCAGCATATCAAAAAAGATCGCCTGGAATGGCTCCGCCAACTTATTGGTTATTCCCATGGATAGATCATAA
- a CDS encoding carboxy terminal-processing peptidase codes for MINKTVENMFRKLLFVLFVVSIVSCGSKPRVALPDDGGLKPSTQHQIIAKEVSGLLENASYKKVKMNDSISGIIYDNLIKSLDQGKNYLLQSDIDEFQSYKSNLAQDIKNGDLSAAFHIFNVYSKRYLDRMQYALSEIGKKQDYTKDEYYQPNREKLGWFKTAEEANDQWRKRVKYDLLNLETASGKSTDSAKTKQVETLKKRYVNLISQAKKTNANDAFQIVMQALTDAVDPHTSYFNPSFAQAFNEGMANTFEGIGARLSIDNEAVSIFEIIPGGPIFKDKSIHVNDKIIAVAQGKDGEFEDIIGWRLDAAVAKIKGPKGTIVRLKIIPAGQPMNSHPRIVSLVREKIVVEEESAKKEIMNVKGSDGKMYKVGIINIPKFYMDFEAYRRRDPNYKSTTRDVRMILDTLKQQKVDAVVIDLRFNGGGSLPEAIDLTGLFIDKGPVVQVRDTKNNIDVEEDKNAGVSWDGPLGVMINRFSASASEIFAGAIQDYGRGIILGSQSYGKGTVQSAIDMSRVISPTSRLLLKASGEKDPDTPEGAPQYGQINITLGKFYRVNGSSTQHKGVTPDIVFPSQFSAEKFGESSEKSALPWDQIQSSNFKKVADLSAIDKKLEAIHEARIKNSLEYKYLKEDIEEAQKDEDVKIPLEFNKFKKDKDDNLKKNRDRINALLKLQGKPAWEEGKSQPKIDLDFVKDESAKVMTDYIINFGTKKPM; via the coding sequence ATGATTAATAAAACCGTCGAAAATATGTTTAGGAAACTCTTATTTGTACTTTTTGTTGTATCCATTGTATCTTGTGGTTCAAAACCGCGAGTTGCACTTCCTGATGACGGAGGGCTTAAACCAAGCACGCAGCATCAGATCATCGCCAAGGAAGTCTCTGGATTATTGGAAAATGCAAGCTACAAAAAGGTCAAAATGAACGATTCAATATCGGGCATTATATACGATAATCTGATCAAAAGTTTGGATCAAGGCAAAAATTACCTGCTTCAGTCGGATATTGATGAATTTCAGTCCTACAAAAGCAATCTTGCCCAGGACATTAAAAATGGAGATCTATCAGCTGCTTTCCATATTTTCAACGTGTATTCGAAGAGATACCTGGACAGAATGCAATATGCGCTTTCAGAAATCGGCAAAAAACAGGATTATACGAAAGACGAGTATTACCAGCCTAACCGTGAAAAATTAGGATGGTTCAAAACGGCAGAAGAGGCCAACGACCAATGGCGTAAACGGGTGAAATACGACCTCCTCAACTTAGAAACTGCAAGCGGCAAATCTACCGACAGTGCAAAGACCAAACAGGTAGAGACATTAAAAAAACGCTACGTCAATTTGATCTCTCAGGCAAAAAAAACCAACGCAAACGATGCTTTTCAGATTGTAATGCAAGCGCTGACAGATGCTGTAGACCCACATACTTCTTATTTTAATCCATCTTTTGCCCAGGCATTTAATGAGGGAATGGCCAATACTTTTGAAGGGATTGGTGCAAGATTATCCATCGATAACGAAGCGGTAAGCATCTTTGAAATTATCCCTGGTGGACCTATCTTCAAAGACAAGAGCATTCACGTCAATGATAAAATCATCGCTGTAGCGCAGGGAAAAGATGGTGAATTTGAAGATATTATTGGCTGGAGACTTGATGCTGCTGTAGCAAAAATCAAAGGTCCAAAGGGAACAATCGTCCGTCTGAAAATTATTCCTGCAGGCCAGCCAATGAATTCTCACCCACGGATTGTATCCCTTGTACGGGAGAAAATCGTCGTTGAAGAAGAGTCTGCAAAAAAAGAAATCATGAACGTCAAAGGATCGGACGGAAAAATGTATAAAGTGGGGATCATCAACATCCCTAAATTCTACATGGATTTTGAGGCTTACAGAAGACGTGACCCAAATTACAAAAGCACAACGAGAGATGTTAGGATGATATTAGACACACTGAAACAACAAAAAGTGGATGCGGTGGTTATCGACCTGCGCTTTAATGGTGGTGGTTCTTTACCTGAAGCAATTGATTTGACAGGTCTATTTATTGACAAGGGTCCTGTTGTACAAGTGAGAGATACAAAAAATAACATTGATGTTGAAGAAGATAAAAATGCTGGTGTTTCCTGGGATGGTCCACTGGGCGTCATGATCAACCGTTTCTCGGCTTCGGCTTCTGAAATCTTTGCTGGTGCGATCCAAGATTATGGAAGAGGAATTATCTTAGGATCTCAAAGTTATGGCAAGGGCACAGTGCAATCGGCAATAGACATGTCGCGTGTGATCAGCCCGACCAGCCGATTGCTGTTAAAGGCATCGGGTGAAAAAGACCCGGACACCCCAGAAGGCGCTCCTCAGTATGGACAGATCAATATTACATTGGGTAAATTTTATCGGGTTAACGGAAGTAGTACACAACATAAAGGTGTGACACCTGATATCGTATTCCCTTCTCAGTTTTCTGCAGAGAAATTTGGCGAAAGCTCAGAAAAATCAGCACTGCCTTGGGATCAAATCCAATCAAGCAACTTCAAAAAAGTAGCTGACCTGAGTGCGATCGATAAAAAATTGGAAGCAATACATGAGGCACGTATCAAAAACTCATTGGAATATAAATATCTGAAAGAGGACATTGAAGAAGCCCAAAAGGATGAGGATGTCAAAATTCCATTGGAATTCAACAAATTCAAAAAAGATAAAGATGACAACCTCAAGAAAAACAGAGATCGCATCAACGCTTTATTGAAATTACAGGGTAAACCAGCTTGGGAAGAAGGCAAGTCACAGCCTAAAATCGATCTGGATTTTGTGAAAGACGAAAGTGCAAAAGTGATGACCGACTATATCATCAACTTTGGTACAAAAAAACCGATGTAA